The Brachyhypopomus gauderio isolate BG-103 chromosome 7, BGAUD_0.2, whole genome shotgun sequence genome has a window encoding:
- the LOC143519712 gene encoding stomatin: MTERDRNKLSTETDIFGDANEDVQSDEAQTKQCSVCGLLLTAFSFLLILITFPVSVWSCMKIVQEYERAVIFRLGRLRGGAKGPGIFWILPCVDTFRKVDLRTVSFNIPPQEVLTKDSVTIMVDGVVYYRVFNPTVSITKVEDANCATQMLAQTTLRNMLGTRSLADILRDREEMAEHMEEVLYSASKNWGIKVERVELKDVKLPPTLQRAMAAEAEATREARAKVIAAEGEMKASCALKDAACVMSESPAALQLRYLQTLTEIATENSSTVVFPFPVDLLTSLMNK, encoded by the exons ATGACCGAGAGGGATCGTAACAAACTCAGCACGGAGACAGATATCTTTGGTGACGCGAATGAAGACGTTCAGTCAG ATGAGGCTCAGACGAAACAGTGCAGTGTCTGTGGCCTCCTCCTCACGGCCTTCtccttcctcctcatcctcatcacgTTTCCAGTCTCTGTATGGAGCTGCATGAAG ATTGTCCAGGAGTATGAGCGGGCAGTTATTTTCCGTTTAGGGCGACTCCGGGGAGGGGCAAAAGGGCCCG GGATATTCTGGATCCTTCCATGCGTGGACACCTTCCGGAAGGTTGATCTGAGGACAGTGTCCTTCAATATTCCTCCCCAGGA A GTGTTGACCAAGGACTCTGTAACTATCATGGTGGATGGAGTGGTGTATTACAGAGTCTTTAACCCTACTGTGTCAATAACCAAAGTGGAGGATGCTAACTGTGCTACACAGATGCTGGCGCAAACCACCCTCAGAAACATGCTGGGAACCAGGAGCTTGGCAGACATCTTACGAGACCGTGAGGAAATGGCTGAACACATGGAG GAAGTACTCTACTCCGCCTCAAAGAACTGGGGTATtaaggtggagagggtggagctgaAGGATGTTAAACTGCCCCCGACATTACAGCGGGCCATGGCAGCTGAGGCAGAGGCCACTAGGGAGGCCCGTGCGAAG GTGATTGCGGCTGAGGGGGAGATGAAGGCCTCCTGCGCCCTGAAGGACGCGGCATGCGTGATGTCGGAGTCGCCAGCCGCCCTCCAGCTGCGATACTTACAGACGCTGACGGAGATCGCCACGGAGAACAGCTCCACTGTGGTCTTCCCCTTCCCTGTGGACCTTCTTACCAGCCttatgaacaaatga